ATATTTTAGCTGCATTAAGGTGTTCAAAGTGACGAGAAAATCTTTAGTTTgtgcacgtatgtacatacatatgtatgtatgtccacttacatatgtagctatgtaTTCCACAGCTAAagatttttaaatgatttttttacattttattttatatactaggAAAACATAAATAGAATTACTACAAACAACTGTGATTGTATCTAAATCTCACATgtgtgtttttaaatattatatgtaaattataaaaataaatgaattagcaCTGGGAATAATGCCCTGGAAATGTGTTAGACATTTATGTTAATTGCAGCGATTCGTGTGTggattttctaattttatgaattaaataaaatccatCGGATTTTAAAAATCCAATAGAAAATCgcgtataaaaacaaataaaaagtattagTTCGTAGTGATCttcaaaataacttaaattggtagcaattaacaataaaaacaaaaattcgcaTGCAAATGTCATCGCAATGCAACTGTCAGTTCTTTGCCGTCATTTCATCctcctttaaataaataaataacaaatagtatgaaataataattgtataaaaaaaaaaataatgttttatccgtatattaaaaaaatctatgGTTAAAGCGGAAATGGAAATCATGCCGTTAACTTTATTGTGTATACATTTATGAgtcaatttgtaatttttatcacGCGCTAAGTCGCCAGCTATATTTTAACAAAGTTCAgtaaaatgaataatttttaccaccTATGACGAGTTCGTTATGCTAATTACTCTACTGCTATATCCTCTCGGCGTGTTTAAGTGTAAGCTAAGTAACAAGAACACATACTTATAAGTTTAAATATGTGTGTTCTCATTTCTTGGCAACCAGTTTTACCACTGGCCGCTTGATAAGTTTGATAAGAACTCTTTTTCTTAACCTGATTTGATAATTGTCTTGATTGATTATAcgagtgtacatacatatgtatgtacatattcactAATGAATTTATACTCCATACAATCGATTGTTGTTAAGAGTTTCTGGCATTGTTAAATATTTAGACTTAAAATTCAATATAGAAACCAATCGCGAGAAATATGATAAGAACGATTTAAAACAGCAATAATTGATTTGAGAGCTTATCGGTACTGTAGTTTTTCTTTCAAGCAGTACTTATCTTAATGctgtattttaaacaaaaatattccattattatttcaaaagattaaaataaaaattttattaaatgttttttcgaattcTATATCCGCTatatagtttaattaaattatctttATTACGGCTCGCAGCATTTAGTTTAGTAATTACTTATCTAACTAGCCAAAAAATGTTATCTCATAAATGACTAACATCGTGCTTAtcattttaactaaaatatttgcttttctacgtaatattaaaaaaaagtttatttgtttacttaccGCAGCGATGTTGACGAATATGGCTTTAAACGCTCGGATAATTTCGATTATCGCAATTATGAGCAATTCATGTCCGGTTACCTGAAGACGCTCACCAAGCGTCGCATGAAATGGGAAGCTATCCTGCAACGCAACGCTGATCTCACCACAATTGATAGCAAATTAAAACGCTATATACGTAAGGGCATACCAGGTACTGTCGTcttcaattgaattttatttattttttattaaagaaatccATCTCCCGCAGGTCCATTTCGTGCTGATGTTTGGATGAAAATTTCCGGCGCTGCTAAACTACAACAACGCTCACCCACATTATATCGCAATTTGCTGGGTGCACATTACGAGAAGGAAATCTGCGATTCCATAACAATTGATCTACCTCGTACATTTCCCGACAATATACACTTCGATACGAAAAAAGAGCGTCTCTTCAATATATTGGTGGCGTATGCGCACCATAACCGCGAAGTGGGCTACTGTCAGGGATTGAATTATATCGCAGGTACGGCAAATGTgaggaaatttataaaaaaaaacaacaaaagcaacaaaaaacattaacttcggttaaaactcttcacaaataaaaaacgtttttcgaaattaattttgttcgtgcagtttgtatggtagctatatgttttagtgatccgatctgtataattttttcggagattaagTAGTTGCTTTGGACAACAATTCAGGCCAAATTTCATGCAgttatctcgtcaaatacaaTAGTTTTTGATACAACGACTGAATTTTGGtcactcagtttgtatgacagctatatgctatagtggtccgatctaaacaatttcttgggagatttGATTATTGTTTTAGGCAATAACTCATGTCGAATATTATGAAGATatgacttcaaataaaaaagttttccatacaagcacttaattccgattcttcagtttgtatggcaggcatatgctattgtggtccgatatcggttaTTCCGATAAATGAGCGGCTTCTTAggtagaaataaaaatgtacaaaatttcagttcaatatctcaaaaactggtgGATTACAGAcagaagaaatatttaaaatttttttttttcgatcttACAATAACACTAATAGACCTCTTTTACTCAAATTCTTACaataccaaaattttatattcatatgCTATCATCATTTGTTGAatgattataatatattttgaattttttaatattaattttttactctTCCTTTAGGATTACTCCTAATAGTCACCGACGATGAAGAGAAATCATTTTGGCTACTAAAGCATATTGTCGAGAGTATTGTGCCACAATATCATACAAAAAATATGGCTAATCTACTACGCGATTTGGCAGTATTCAAAGAGATGATTATGAGAAGAGCGCCACAAGTCAATCGGCATATAGAAAATTTAGGTAAGGaatgattattttatataatttttgtggcTACAATTCGTGTAGCAAAGTGTAATACTTTtgcaccaaaaaaattaatttcaaaattttcatacagGCTTACCGTATACTGTGATAGCGAGCAAATGGTTCATTTGCATTTTCGCTGAAGTGCTTCCTGTGGAAACTGTGCTGCGCATTTGGGATTGTGTCTTCGCGGAGGGCTATAAGGTACCTTAAAAGCATATTTCATAACACAACATGCcacaaattaatgaaatttgtaactCTTCTGCCCGCAGATTGTCTTCCGCGTCGCATTAGCATTATTCCTCACACATAAAACAGCAATACTCGGCTGTGATGACATCGCAGCATTAGCGAATTTATTTCGAGAAAAGATGATGCAGGGTGACATCGTCACCGACTGCCATAGTTTTATAGAAGCCATGTTTAAGATACGTTTGAAACGTAGCGAACTAGAGGCACTACGCAAAGTGTGCGTAGGACGCAATAATACCTAAAGCAACAGTAACAAAAATAGATACATGCATAGAAACCAAACTGCATTTTTATGTAGTGTATTTACCGCCAAATTTGTATAGCTAGAGAGACTGTGTTGTACTTGCGGCTCAACTTACTTAAAACACACGTGCCGCATGCATGCGTGGAAAGAAGGAAGAAGGTGTTTGCAATTTTGAAACATACATACCTTACTGCCTGCGTCACCTACAGGTCATGCTGCACTTACTAAACAAATAACACAACTAcctaaatgtgtacacacatacacatacacaactacatacatatgagcgTAGAGCATATTGCGTACAAATAATAGTGGAACTTCAATAGATACGACAGACTTAAATGTTTAGCAATATTAAGTGTTCAAAACAGTTAGTAAAGATGCAAATCAGTAGGAAAATTGCCTAGAGGCCACAAAGTTGGGGAATTGCTTTCAATATGAAAACTAATAATACGAAAACTAATCATGTTAGAACGAATTATGTAGCTGTAAATCGATATTAAGACATAATATGCAACCAAACTACCAAAATAATACTAGCTTATATAGAAGAAACAGAATTTaagttacaaatatatatatacatatacacatttttagtATTTAGTGTACTATAATTATAGTAAAGTgtaaattatgctatttattctatttatatgtatgtatataatatatatgcttGTGTTAAgtttatatgtgtgcgtgtgctgtTAATCAGTGTTAGTGTGCTTGCGTCGGGCCTTGAGTTGCCACAATTGctgttttcatatattttatagcgtTATTAATTAATGATTAAGTTTCTTGCTCACATGTTGCATTATTTCTCATGCTTGTATTAGTCTTAATTAGCCAAAAAGTTACTCTACAATGGCTTTCATTCATGCTATCATTTTTATGCATCAATATAGTTGTGTTTTAAAGCTGAATAAAAGCGATACTCGTTAGTAAAATGTATTCAATAATAACTGCTTTTGTTCGCGCCCACAAAGCTAAAGAGCAAAAGTCAATTTTAAGctgttttgaaagaaaaaaattattaaaaatgtattttagtgGTTCACGTGTGCTGCAATCAGCTGACTTGAATGCATCCCAAACTTGGTGGTTAGGTTGGGTTCAGAGCAGGCAAAATTTATAATTGGAAACATGTATTTTAGTGgctcaaattattattttgcactGGCAGCAACTATCTTGTATGCGTTtggaggttaggttaggtttggaGGCGCCGTAATTTCTAATTGGAATACTAGTAAGGAATTAGCAGCTGATTAGATTCGACATAATGCCGTTTGGTTAactaatttggaaaaaaatcgagattactttttattttttaagtttgcgCACATTACGTTCGTTTTTAAAactacaaattaattttttctattaattgtTGTTTTGAAAGAAGGTTAGGAATGgctttatttacaataaatgtgACAGTTTCACTCAGTTAGGTATTCCATTATTCTTGAACCTGCAAAAAATTTTCgacttgtttaatataaaatttaaataatttgttagcAATATTATTTGTTGAAGACTGGGTCTCAAacaatgcattaaaaatttaattggcaTTTAAATAACTGTTTTAGTATGTTatacagaaaataataattaaaaagtaatttttatttgaagaataaaatttaaatgccaaaaatcgcgaaaacatataaatgaatattaaaaataaagttattatcCCAGATATCGgtgtaaacaataaaaaaagtttaatccCAAACATCtttgaaatagaaaaaacaatgcgttaaaaaattgaaacattgaaataactcttttttattatgtaatcctgaaaataataattaaaaagtagtttttcaatttttaattccaaatacctaattgaaaaaaaattgttttaatctcaaaaatcgcaaaataggtaaataaaaattaaaaataaatttattatcccAGATATtggtgtaaaaaataaaaaagtttaatcctaagcttaaaaaataaaacgaaaatatattttaatttaaaacttagaattaaatttttgtttattttttacaccaaacaatttttttaataccaaatatcgcaaaaaatataaaattaaaaataaatttttaatccaaataGCAGAGTGAAAAACAAGAAAGTTTAATTAAAGCTTATAGtcaaattaaagaaatagtattttttaaaattcatgttttttcacaatttgtttacataccatTTTGGTTATCTTTCGTAAAAGAAAGCTTATTTTTAAGATGATATGAAAATAGTTTAGCCCTTTTTGCCTTATTTACATTTAATCGCTTTTAATTATAGTAAGAATATGCCAATCTTTGCTTTTTTAAACCTTTTCATGCCAgcttttaacgaaaaaatttctAAGATGtttgtgattaaaaaaaaaaaatattaaaaaactcgtttacctaaaaatttcttttaattattaattgcttctttccttttttaattttctcaagccagcttttagtttaaaaaaatataaattttttctgtttccaagattaaaaaaaaatttgaaatttttttatcgaaaaattggcactaagaattgaaaataaatattttaacttcaGGATCCACTGGTTTTTCAAACTAACGTGCTGGTAACTCTgatactttaattaaaatttttgaaataaatttttttatattttcaaaatttattttttaaattatgaaaatttatttcttaaatcaaGATATTtgcataagaaaaatttaaaaatttattttaatgtcaacattgtatttaaaaattgcaaatctaattcggttaaaaaatttaaaattaaatttttagcgGCATTAGTCCCTCAAAtctaattttcaaacaaaattttttttttttaaatttgttaccCTGGTTAAAaagataattataaataattatactcAAGCTGAGTCATTAACTAAATATTACAGAGATACTTTTAAACGAGTATGCCAGCCCAGAGTtgtaagaagaaaaaattggaaatattttgtttaaggtGAGAAAGAAAAATAACCTTCGAATTTTTTACTGCTATTTTTTCCagttctaataattttgtaacTATCACTCGCTGTTATTAATAGTTGTGGCGAGACAATTTACTCCTAGTTCGCTTTGTGGCAAGTATTCGAAGCAAAATTATGGCTCCtaagcctaaaagtatgcagtaTTGGAGGTAGTACttgtaaattttgaattatttcagtatacatacatatgtaattaatatataattttcaatataaaagtaattaacataaataattaaaatgaaattgctGAATATATTGCGAAAGGAGGAGCAAAACTCttccaaatttttgttttttttttttttaactttttaatgcaaaaaaatatttatgttgcaacaaaatttgttaattttagttttttaatgtaaaattttttttggaaattttttaatgtaaaaaaatattttttgtttgaaattttttaatgtaaaaaaatattttttgtttgaaattttttaaagaacattttctttttcaatgtaaaattttttttttggaattctttaatagaaaaaaaatgttttgatattttttaatgtaaaaaaatattgatgttggaataaaatttgttagtttttgttttctaatataaacaaattttttttggaaatttttaataggaaacaaattttttttggaaattctttaatagaaaattttttttggataattttgtaatgtaaaaaatatttaagtttgaataaaatttgttaatttttgtttacatattttttataattttaaacttatttatttactgtGTAATGCACTCATTGcatagttaacatttttttaaatttgttacttaaatacattttctttttgagtaaatttttctaaaattctaaaatcaacaattatgaaaattttatcaaaaagttctaaaataataaatatttaataattccctttttgttatttatttaatttactttgtGCTACATAACCTACAATAGTGTAATTTTCGCAAACAAATTATTTggattttctaaaataaaaatcgaagaaaatttttaaaaatatttaaaccttGATAAAAAGATTTGCATTCACTATAGAATAGTACAAGTAGTAAGATTTGTATTAAGAAAGCCAAATTTATGTTAGATCGAAGAGCAAAGgcataaaacaacaaatgttcaaaaatatattaaaaaggaacaacaataaaaataatagcaataaatgtgtaaatgtgtgtttaaaaaattagtgtttttaGCAGCGCTTCCTCACatatacactgaaaaaaataatacatgcaATAGTTTTGATAGAATATTTTACACACAGAAAACGCATACATACTCAATTCTCAACGAACAAATCAAAACGAAAACAGGttttaatacacacacacatacacaattgttttgttaaatatatttatacatacaagttGAAGTGAATAAAATACACTAATATTTggatgaagtaaaaaaaaaaaacaacttttaaattattttttaaaacacaaatgcttggacaaaaatatttatatataaagcaggaatttcaattatttttcttgtaatttattttattttatttttatgtagaaTTGTCTAATACTTTACTTTGttatttgaagattatctctttcatatGTTGGTCGGGGTTATGTCTCAGaaggtccatccgttgagtctaatttcGGCCTCTCTATTTTTCCGTCTGCAAATACGTCTTGCTTCCCTCGTCAGCTCTTGGTATCTATCCCGtaccgcacgtgttgtggtcgattgtaacttggcgaggtaggcagtctgttttctttccAATGCGACACAGCACTCCCTTCCCTACCGGCTGTTCTTTTGGATTTTctaaaaaccaatggtttcgtttggctgcaacaagatagtggacCGAGTCCATGTTAGGCCCATCCtgccgttaaagtcgccaagcacgattttaacaTTCACATCGTCCTCTTCATCCaccgttcatccaccggggttaATGCTAGTACTGGGTGACGGAGTCTTTcgcccaccacgaatcccacaccaaatttgccaTCTTTTATACGGACATTGTAGTAAATGCCGCAAAGCCTTACTCACCTCGTCTAGCgttgatgtcagcctttactctaatgaggatatcaaccagctggccagcggcatcttcccaattaaaggaccggatcggacattccaggtgtatggcttcaaatcatattcCTTAACACATTTGCAGgtgtcgtcatcaaaagagagGTCACTTATCAGAggctgttgttttgttttcattggtagggttttttacgtggtgggtcccaaacccaccCACACAACCCTGGGAAGGTATGCCTTCTTACTTTacctcgccttcaaacgaatgttttttGGTTACCCAGGCTATAGTGAAtgcaaagaccggaagtcgtgagctctcctcatttgcgtgaacttctacacatgactccattcttcaaaaaattatttacagaagattttcgtaataaagttgaacgatttccatgatgaaatgccaaacaatattgaacaaaaataaaatgatagcTTGACATGACTTACGCGTCATCTGTCAAAAATTcgattgaaaaaagtaccccTATTTGGATCACCCGTCATATCCGAAAGTGCTTAAACTCTATTTACATTCGATTCCTTGCTTAAATACAGAATATATATGGATCCGACATAAATGCAAAGGTTCACATACGACTAAGagatttttatgttgtttttgttgctgttgcagcgGTTATCTAATCCTCGCTTGGAAAGTAAGGTTCAAGTTGGTTGTCATCGAAGTCAGCTGACGGCAGGCCCAGGAAAAGAGCTGTTTTGACAGGGTCGAATCATAAAGAGAAAGGTGTTAGAAAAGTTCGTTTATTCATGCAAATCGGTGTCGATTCTCGATAAGTAAGAGTTTATCTTTCAActgtatccagaacgaagctgcgtaAGAATCGCTTTAGACTCTcgtggcaactcgagctcttcatctgcaatgggtggtggtttgactccaaataCGCTATCCACTGAGTGAGCGTTGGTAAAGATGTTCATAGTGAATGGCGGCTAGTGCGTGCCTGAGATGAGTTGCGTCCAAAATCCGGTCGGGCGTACTAATCGATGTCCTCGAAGTACTCAAAGAAGGAGGTCTAGATGTTATGGGGAGGTGGCTCTGCTGCCAGTATAAGACTTCAAGGATGGTTTATGAGTAAAAGTCTCAGCAGAAACTCCTTGGAAAGAAGTTCGTTATGCTTGTTAACCGGAAGCATATGGGCCGTGAAAGTGTTCGACCGGAGACATCAAACGGCATTCCGTGATAGTCCGGCGTGCTGTGTTCTGACACATCTGAAGCAGTTCGCCTGTGTTTCACCACATCCAGAATAACATATCGGTTTGGCGTAGT
The sequence above is drawn from the Bactrocera tryoni isolate S06 chromosome 1, CSIRO_BtryS06_freeze2, whole genome shotgun sequence genome and encodes:
- the LOC120775376 gene encoding growth hormone-regulated TBC protein 1-A; its protein translation is MDLAASSNSRFSDVDEYGFKRSDNFDYRNYEQFMSGYLKTLTKRRMKWEAILQRNADLTTIDSKLKRYIRKGIPGPFRADVWMKISGAAKLQQRSPTLYRNLLGAHYEKEICDSITIDLPRTFPDNIHFDTKKERLFNILVAYAHHNREVGYCQGLNYIAGLLLIVTDDEEKSFWLLKHIVESIVPQYHTKNMANLLRDLAVFKEMIMRRAPQVNRHIENLGLPYTVIASKWFICIFAEVLPVETVLRIWDCVFAEGYKIVFRVALALFLTHKTAILGCDDIAALANLFREKMMQGDIVTDCHSFIEAMFKIRLKRSELEALRKVCVGRNNT